The proteins below are encoded in one region of Zootoca vivipara chromosome 10, rZooViv1.1, whole genome shotgun sequence:
- the MDM2 gene encoding E3 ubiquitin-protein ligase Mdm2: MASTTDQPIEGTSGSSQTRPEKLVKPKPLLLQLLKFAGAEKDIFTMKEVMFYIGQYIMSKRLYDAKQQHIVHCANDLLGDIFGVQSFSIKEYRQLRLMISKNLTAVSQQGSSNFNTSVNQSRLQVENGNTIKESVQESSEASSSRRRAHSETEESPLEDKNDERLKRHRSDSISLTFDESLSWCVVSGLSCDLSNISSSTGSSSSSDHDSLSETADWLDDDSVSDQFSVEFEVESICSENYSTNEEESELTEDDDEMYEVTIYQTEDSDVDSFEDDPEISPGDYWKCSKCNEMNPPLPRHCPKCWALQEDWLPEKKAEKSVEGKIENDTPLDPEEGFDVPDCKKGKTPEDEVDNDSEQSSDSQKSEDYSQPSTSSSMLSGSQEDYKEPEKEEVEVKEESTDSVLPLSGVEPCVICQTRPKNGCIVHGRTGHLVSCFTCAKKLKKRNKPCLVCRQPIEMILLTYFC; this comes from the exons ATGGCCTCTACTACCGACCAGCCCATCGAGGGCACATCTGGCAGCAGCCAAACGCGTCCGGAGAAGTTG GTTAAACCCAAGCCGTTGCTGCTGCAACTTCTGAAGTTTGCTGGTGCAGAAAAGGATATTTTTACTATGAAGGAG GTAATGTTCTATATTGGTCAATATATTATGTCTAAACGTTTGTATGATGCAAAGCAGCAACATATTGTCCACTGTGCAAATGATCTTCTGGGTGATATCTTTGGAGTACAGAGTTTTTCTATAAAAGAATAcag gcaactaCGTTTGATGATTTCTAAAAACCTGACAGCAGTCAGTCAGCAAG GCTCTAGTAATTTTAACACATCTGTGAATCAGTCCAGGTTGCAAGTAGAAAATGGAAATACTATAAAG GAATCGGTGCAAGAATCCAGTGAAGCCAGTTCTTCTAGGAGAAGAGCACACAGTGAAACAG AAGAAAGTCCTTTAGAAGATAAGAATGATGAAAGACTGAAACGGCATAGATCAGACAGCATTTCCCTAACGTTTGATGAAAGTCTTTCATGGTGTGTAGTAAGCGGTTTATCTTGTGATCTTAGCAACATCAGCAGTTCCACAGGCTCTTCATCAAGTTCG GATCATGACAGCTTAAGTGAAACAGCGGACTGGCTGGATGATGATTCTGTTTCAGATCAATTCAGTGTTGAGTTTGAGGTTGAATCTATCTGTTCAGAAAACTACAGTACCAATGAAGAAGAATCTGAGCTTACAGAAGACGATGATGAG ATGTATGAGGTAACTATATATCAGACTGAAGACAGTGATGTGGATTCATTTGAGGATGATCCTGAAATTTCACCAGGT GATTATTGGAAATGCTCCAAGTGCAATGAAATGAACCCACCTCTTCCACGCCATTGCCCAAAATGCTGGGCTCTTCAGGAAGACTGGCTTCCTGAGAAGAAGGCTGAAAAGTCTGTAGAGGGTAAAATTGAAAATGACACACCACTAGATCCCGAGGAGGGCTTTGATGTTCCTGACTGTAAGAAAGGGAAAACACCTGAAGATGAAGTGGACAATGACTCAGAACAGAGCTCTGACTCTCAGAAAAGTGAGGACTATTCTCAGCCATCTACATCTAGCAGTATGCTTAGTGGAAGTCAAGAAGACTATAAAGAACCCGAGAAAGAAGAGGTTGAAGTCAAAGAAGAAAGCACTGATTCAGTTTTACCCCTTTCTGGTGTGGAGCCCTGTGTCATATGCCAAACTCGGCCCAAAAATGGTTGCATAGTGCACGGAAGGACGGGACACCTTGTGTCATGTTTCACTTGTGCAAAAAAGCTAAAGAAGCGGAACAAGCCTTGTTTGGTCTGCAGGCAGCCAATTGAGATGATCCTGCTAACTTATTTTTGCTAG